In Promicromonospora sp. Populi, one genomic interval encodes:
- a CDS encoding DUF4041 domain-containing protein has product MRAELERVGAMDAIQIEAERLSAQQLFQAQEREQEQSRSASLDKFAAEASGLTARRDALAAETVLLKSQVAQLEETLLLQEVGIYEYQHPLENADAYRASLDAIRVRIKEMAKKDGGAVTGVKGWTVNGSKAEGTRMITQTSKLMLRAYNGEADALVRGMRPYRLEASLDKLNKSVALIAKLGASMQIAIAPQYHGLRVAELKLTADFLAKQADEKEREKEERARLREERKVEQQLEREKEKLEKERQHYENVRAALLANGDAEGAARLAEQIEDVAKKIEDVDYRAANHRAGYVYVISNLGAFGERMIKVGMTRRLDPMDRVRELGDASVPFNFDVHSLFFANDAVGIEAEMHRRLADRRVNRINLRREFFYATPHEALAQLRDLAGDVLQFEEIPEAIEYRQSSALQQSP; this is encoded by the coding sequence GGACGCCATCCAGATCGAGGCGGAACGGCTTTCGGCGCAGCAACTGTTCCAGGCACAAGAGCGCGAGCAGGAGCAGAGCCGTTCAGCATCGCTGGACAAGTTCGCCGCGGAGGCTAGCGGGCTGACTGCCCGGCGCGATGCTCTGGCGGCAGAGACGGTGCTGTTGAAGTCTCAGGTGGCGCAGCTGGAGGAGACCCTCCTGCTGCAGGAGGTCGGTATTTATGAGTATCAGCATCCGCTGGAGAACGCCGACGCCTACCGGGCGAGCCTCGATGCAATTCGGGTCCGGATCAAGGAGATGGCCAAGAAGGACGGTGGAGCTGTTACGGGGGTGAAGGGCTGGACGGTGAACGGCTCGAAGGCCGAGGGCACCCGAATGATCACCCAAACGTCGAAGCTGATGCTGCGTGCCTACAACGGTGAGGCTGATGCTCTGGTTCGGGGCATGAGGCCGTACCGGCTGGAGGCGAGTCTGGACAAGTTGAACAAGTCCGTGGCGCTGATCGCGAAGCTCGGGGCGTCGATGCAGATCGCGATCGCGCCCCAGTACCACGGGCTGCGAGTCGCGGAACTCAAGCTCACCGCGGACTTCCTAGCCAAGCAGGCCGACGAAAAGGAACGTGAGAAGGAAGAGCGGGCACGGCTGCGCGAGGAGCGGAAAGTTGAGCAGCAGCTTGAGCGTGAGAAGGAGAAGCTGGAGAAAGAACGCCAGCACTACGAGAACGTGAGAGCGGCGCTGCTTGCCAACGGCGACGCAGAAGGTGCGGCCCGGTTGGCCGAGCAGATCGAGGACGTGGCCAAGAAGATCGAAGACGTGGACTATCGTGCGGCGAATCACCGGGCCGGATACGTGTACGTCATCTCGAACCTCGGGGCGTTCGGTGAGCGCATGATCAAGGTCGGTATGACTCGCCGCCTTGACCCGATGGACCGAGTCCGGGAACTGGGGGACGCTTCCGTCCCGTTCAACTTCGACGTCCACTCACTTTTCTTCGCTAACGACGCCGTCGGGATCGAGGCAGAGATGCATCGTCGCTTGGCCGATCGCCGCGTGAACCGCATCAATCTGCGACGCGAGTTTTTCTATGCAACTCCGCACGAGGCGCTGGCGCAACTTCGTGACCTAGCCGGTGACGTGCTGCAGTTCGAAGAGATCCCTGAGGCGATTGAGTACCGGCAAAGCTCAGCCCTGCAGCAGAGCCC